One Brassica napus cultivar Da-Ae unplaced genomic scaffold, Da-Ae ScsIHWf_2680;HRSCAF=3438, whole genome shotgun sequence genomic region harbors:
- the LOC111215685 gene encoding TPR repeat-containing thioredoxin TDX-like, which yields MMDANQVAELRRFIEQLKLNPSLLHDPSLTFFKDYLRSLGAQVPKIVKTERDYEDTAETKPSFSPSYDDDEVTESDVDLDDSDVVEPDNEPPQPMGDSTAEVTDEDRDAAQLEKSKAMEAISQGKFDEGIDYLTKAIMLNPSSAILYATRATVFLAVKKPNAAVRDADMALQFNPDSAKGYKARGMARAMLGQWEEAAADLHVASKLDYDEEIGSALKKVEPNAKRIEEHRRKYQRLRKEKELQRAERERREQQEAQEREALSALKDGQVISIHSTSELEGKTKAAKKASRLLIMYFTATWCGPCRYMSPVYTNLATQHPKVVFLKVDIDEANDVAAAWNISSVPTFCFIRDGKQVDKVVGADKGSLEKKIAQHSSSN from the exons ATGATGGATGCGAATCAAGTAGCAGAGCTCCGAAGATTCATCGAGCAGCTGAAACTGAATCCTTCTCTCCTCCACGATCCTTCTCTGACTTTCTTCAAAGATTATCTCCGAAG TTTAGGAGCTCAAGTCCCTAAGATAGTGAAGACT GAAAGAGATTATGAGGATACGGCTGAGACTAAACCCAGTTTCTCTCCTagctatgatgatgatgaagttaCCGAGTCTGATGTTGATTTGGATGATTCTGATGTTGTTGAGCCAGACAATGAGCCTCCTCAACCG atGGGAGATTCTACAGCTGAAGTGACGGATGAAGATAGGGATGCTGCTCAGTTAGAGAAGAGCAAAGCTATGGAGGCAATCTCTCAAG GAAAGTTCGACGAAGGTATTGATTATCTAACAAAGGCCATCATGTTAAACCCCTCTTCAGCTATTCTCTACGCCACTAGAG CTACTGTGTTTCTAGCAGTCAAGAAGCCAAATGCTGCAGTCCGGGATGCGGACATGGCTTTACAG TTCAACCCTGATTCAGCTAAGGGGTACAAAGCAAGAGGTATGGCTAGGGCCATGTTAGGCCAATGGGAAGAAGCTGCGGCTGATCTTCATGTAGCGTCAAAATTAGATTACGATGAGGAGATTGGGTCGGCACTTAAGAAG GTTGAGCCCAATGCAAAGAGAATCGAAGAACACCGCAGGAAATATCAACGTCTGAGGAAAGAAAAGGAGCTTCAAAGGGCTGAACGTGAGAGAAGAGAACAGCAAGAAGCCCAG GAGCGAGAAGCTTTGTCTGCACTTAAAGACG GACAAGTGATTAGCATCCACTCTACGAGCGAGCTAGAAGGAAAGACAAAGGCTGCAAAGAAGGCATCGCGTCTGCTAATCATGTACTTCACAGCAACATGGTGTGGACCATGCCGTTACATGTCGCCTGTGTACACAAACCTGGCCACGCAACACCCGAAAGTCGTCTTCTTGAAAGTTGACATAGACGAGGCCAATGACGTGGCTGCTGCTTGGAACATAAGCAGCGTCCCGACCTTTTGCTTCATCAGAGATGGCAAACAGGTAGACAAAGTTGTGGGAGCTGATAAAGGTTCGCTTGAGAAGAAGATTGCACAGCACTCTTCTTCTAACTAA
- the LOC111215687 gene encoding protein TIFY 6B-like: MERDFLGLGSKNSPITVKEETSESSRDSAPNRGMNWSFSKKGSAASSQFLSFRPSQDDRHRKPGNYHLPHSGSFMPSSVAADVYDSNRNTPYSSVQGARMFPNSHQQQESITVSMARPGLQSHYAPGGKSFMSNGVNSQPFVGVPIMAPPISVLPAPGSIVGTTDIRSSSKPLGSPAQLTVFYAGSVCVYDDISPDKAKAIMLLAGNGSSMPQAFSPPQTHQQVAHHARASVDSSAMPPSFMPTVSYLSPEAGSSTNVLGARGFASTYHNNQTNASTVKPQTVALPQARKASLARFLEKRKERVTSVSPYCLDKKSPTDCRTPISECISSSFSSAT, from the exons ATGGAGAGAGATTTTCTCGGGCTCGGTTCGAAAAATTCGCCGATCACTGTGAAGGAGGAAACAAGCGAAAGCTCCAGGGATTcag CTCCGAATAGAGGAATGAATTGGTCATTCTCAAAGAAAGGCTCTGCTGCTTCTTCTCAGTTTCTATCGTTCAGGCCATCTCAAGATGACAGACATAGAAAGCCTGGAAACTACCATCTGCCTCACTCTGGTTCCTTCATGCCATCATCAGTAGCAGCAGATGTGTATGATTCTAACCGGAACACTCCTTACAGTTCTGTACAG GGAGCCAGGATGTTCCCTAACTCCCATCAACAGCAAGAATCTATCACAGTGTCCATGGCCAGGCCGGGTCTCCAGTCCCATTATGCACCAGGAGGAAAAAGCTTCATGAGCAATGGCGTAAACTCGCAACCTTTTGTAGGAGTTCCTATCATGGCACCTCCAATCTCAGTCCTTCCTGCTCCAGGTTCCATTGTAGGGACAACTGATATTAG ATCTTCTTCCAAGCCATTAGGATCACCAGCTCAGTTGACCGTCTTTTATGCCGGTTCAGTTTGTGTTTATGATGACATATCTCCTGATAAG GCCAAGGCGATAATGTTGCTAGCTGGAAACGGTTCCTCTATGCCTCAAGCCTTCTCACCACCTCAAACTCATCAACAGGTGGCCCATCATGCTCGTGCATCTGTTGATTCTTCAGCTATGCCTCCTAGCTTCATGCCTACAGTCTCTTATCTTAGCCCTGAAGCTGGAAGTAGCACAAATGTACTCGGAGCAAGAGGCTTTGCATCAACATACCATAACAACCAAACTAACGCATCTACTGTAAAGCCTCAAACAG TGGCTTTACCTCAGGCTCGCAAAGCATCTCTGGCTAGGTTTTTAGAGAAACGCAAAGAAAG GGTCACAAGTGTATCGCCATATTGCTTGGACAAGAAGTCACCAACAGACTGTCGTACGCCAATATCTGAATGCATAAGTTCGTCATTCAGCTCTGCAACCTAA